One region of Acomys russatus chromosome 8, mAcoRus1.1, whole genome shotgun sequence genomic DNA includes:
- the Gtpbp8 gene encoding GTP-binding protein 8: MAAASVCHRIGRFLEMAPALGRWPRVYSTSPAFSEVLRLPQKQLTKVVYPLRELERHLVADTRPGLIEQSLFDPSLEDIAKAESIFAVTARNRIEYLSSAVRLDHAPSLQQPEVCFIGRSNVGKSSLIKALFSLAPDVEVRVSKKPGHTKKMNFFKVGKHFTLVDMPGYGYRAPEDFVDMVEAYLKERKNLKRTFLLVDSVVGITKFDNIAIEMCEEFALPYVMVLTKTDKSSKGYLLKQVLQIQKFVNTQTQGCFPQLFPVSAMTYSGVHVLKCFIADITGSLK; the protein is encoded by the exons ATGGCGGCTGCTAGTGTTTGCCATAGAATAGGAAGGTTCTTGGAGATGGCGCCAGCGTTGGGACGTTGGCCACGGGTTTACAGCACGTCCCCTGCCTTCTCTGAAGTGCTAAGGCTGCCCCAGAAACAACTAACGAAAGTAGTGTACCCGCTGCGGGAACTGGAGCGGCACCTCGTCGCGGACACTAGGCCAGGCCTTATCGAACAGAGCCTCTTCGACCCGAGCCTGGAGGACATCGCCAAGGCAGAGAGCATCTTCGCAGTCACGGCCCGGAACCGCATCGAGTACCTCAGCTCCGCGGTCCGCCTCGACCACGCCCCGAGCCTGCAGCAGCCGGAG GTGTGTTTCATAGGCCGAAGCAATGTTGGAAAATCCTCCTTGATAAAGGCCTTATTTTCCCTGGCCCCTGACGTAGAAGTCAGGGTCTCCAAAAAACCG ggacacacaaagaaaatgaattttttcaaAGTTGGAAAACATTTTACATTGGTGGACATGCCAGGGTATGGCTATAGAGCACCCGAAGATTTTGTTGACATGGTAGAGGCCTATCTAAAAGAACGAAAGAA tttgaaaagaacatttttattagtGGATAGTGTTGTTGGAATTACAAAGTTCGACAATATTGCCATAGAAATGTGTGAAGAATTTGCCTTGCCTTATGTG ATGGTATTAACAAAAACTGACAAATCTTCCAAGGGATATCTTTTAAAACAAGTGCTTCAGATCCAGAAGTTTGTTAACACACAAACGCAAGGCTGTTTCCCTCAGTTGTTTCCTGTAAG